One Carassius carassius chromosome 28, fCarCar2.1, whole genome shotgun sequence genomic window carries:
- the slc47a3 gene encoding multidrug and toxin extrusion protein 1, translating to MNEPENTSRCQGCLKCFRFLPVHISREIVNLCSLALPVFLSYLFDYLIIFVSTVFCGHLGKVELDGVTLATAVISVMGIGIGFGLSAACDTLISQVEMIGLITQKAILILLLACLPCCAFLINTESILLLVGQSPEVARVSQLYVNIFLPGLLAAFVFIIEAKYLQNQGIIWPLVITGVVANLLNALINYIFLFVLDMGVPGSAAANTISQYSLAIILFIYIRCMGLHKDTWPGWSMDCLQEWDSFIHLAIPSMLMMCAEWWTYEIGGLLSGLISEVELGAQSVVYGLANIAYMFPIGFSVAGNVRVGNAMGAGDVAQAKLSAKLSMICAVSVAVVLATVVGSSRNVIGYIFTNDKDITMRVATVMVLFAPFHLLDATAAASGSIVKALGKQKIGAVCNLVGYYAVGFPIGITLMFAAKWGIFGLWTGLLISVFLQSVFLIALLLKLNWKKVSEEAQIRAGVLTRGADDGAQEDGRYIGGCDVNNTTDMDGVVIEETETLVVTVRVQLPLSVLVLRRGLALATMLALLAAGLSVRFFLKR from the exons ATGAACGAACCAGAAAACACATCCAGATGTCAAGGGTGCTTGAAATGTTTTCGTTTTTTACCTGTACACATTTCAAGAGAAATTGTAAACTTATGCTCTCTAGCTCTGCCTGTG TTTTTGTCCTATCTTTTTgactatttaattatttttgtaagcACTGTGTTCTGTGGGCACCTGGGAAAAGTAGAGCTTGATGGTGTGACTCTTGCCACAGCT GTCATCAGTGTTATGGGTATTGGTATTGGTTTTGGCTTGTCCGCAGCATGTGACACACTGATTTCTCAGGTAGAAATGA TTGGTCTTATAACTCAGAAAGCAATTTTAATTCTGCTGCTCGCATGTTTGCCATGCTGTGCTTTTCTTATCAATACAGAGTCAATATTACTGCTTGTAGGGCAAAGCCCAGAGGTTGCCAG AGTATCTCAGCTGTATGTGAACATATTTTTGCCTGGTCTTCTG GCTGCTTTTGTGTTCATTATTGAAGCAAAATATCTACAGAATCAG GGAATTATTTGGCCGCTGGTCATTACTGGAGTAGTGGCAAATCTCCTAAATGCTTTAATCAACTATATCTTCCTCTTTGTCCTGGACATGGGTGTTCC TGGATCAGCAGCTGCTAATACAATCTCACAGTACAGTTTGGCGATCATATTGTTTATCTACATCCGATGCATGGGCCTTCATAAGGATACTTGGCCTG GTTGGTCGATGGACTGTTTGCAGGAGTGGGACTCATTCATCCATCTGGCCATTCCAAGTATGCTCATGATGTGTGCAGAGTGGTGGACTTATGAGATTGGAGGACTGCTGTCAG gtCTGATAAGTGAGGTGGAGCTCGGAGCACAGTCAGTTGTGTATGGACTGGCAAATATTGCATATATG TTCCCTATAGGGTTCAGTGTAGCTGGCAATGTGAGGGTGGGCAATGCCATGGGAGCAGGAGATGTTGCCCAAGCCAAGCTCTCTGCTAAACTCTCTATGATTTGTGCAG tctCTGTTGCAGTGGTTTTGGCAACTGTCGTTGGTTCTTCAAGGAATGTAATTGGTTATATCTTCACAAATGACAA AGACATCACAATGAGGGTTGCCACGGTAATGGTTTTATTCGCTCCTTTCCATCTTCTTGACGCCACAGCG GCAGCAAGTGGCAGTATAGTGAAAGCTCTGGGCAAGCAGAAGATTGGGGCTGTCTGCAACCTTGTTGGATATTATGCTGTTGGCTTTCCTATTGGAATTACCCTGATGTTTGCTGCGAAATGGGGAATTTTTG GTCTGTGGACTGGTCTGTTAATTTCAGTCTTCCTTCAGTCAGTGTTCCTCATTGCCCTTCTTCTCAAACTTAACTGGAAGAAAGTCTCTGAAG AAGCACAGATCAGGGCTGGTGTACTGACGAGAGGGGCGGATGATG GTGCGCAAGAGGATGGCAGATATATTGGGGGCTGTGATGTGAATAATACCACAGACATGGATGGGGTAGTAATTGAGGAGACTGAAACACTAGTTGTTACAGTGAGGGTGCAGCTGCCATTGAGTGTGTTAGTGCTGCGCCGCGGTCTGGCTCTGGCAACTATGCTTGCGCTCCTAGCTGCTGGACTCTCCGTTAGGTTCTTTCTAAAGAGATGA
- the slc47a4 gene encoding solute carrier family 47 member 4, with product MDFSSPRTDAVSVEPSAKLFCCGFVRRCIPLVFREELYHILRMTGPLLVCRFLNFLLFFVVTMFCGRLGNTVLAGYAMASATINVTAAATGLGLALACDTLVSQTFGSKNLLRVGVILQRGILILTLFSLPCWALLVNTQPLLLYLGQDPEVARIAQLYVVAYVPAIPAMFLYQLQLSYLQNQGVIKPQMYATAVANVANVIVNYFLLYWWDFGVYGSAAANSFAQVFNCFALFWFIRWQRLHENTWGGWSSEAWQDWGSYMKLAIPSTLMTCFEWWIYEVGGFLAGMLSEVDLAAQHVVIMLAYINYMIPLGMQGAACIRVGNALGAGETAAAILTSKVSLISAAFIAIFQGFVLGSTKTVIGYIFTSDEAIAELVSHLLNIYCPLQFFNGILCVGMGILLGTGQQKIAAIANLFGYYCIGLPSSIVLMFTAKLQVAGFWLGLLIAVFLLAIFFIVAIFKLNWKKMTEEAIERTGKSSNGAANGAMTPNHRNSFYQFQNENGYVVVSSQDQDEGLNHTVLHDGPDVTQVEEKPSVLLSTTQLILRRGLTTLAALLILAAGIAVHLTVPLPEVSYDAGANYTLDSNFTTATPI from the exons ATGGACTTCTCGAGTCCCAGAACTGATGCCGTGTCAGTGGAGCCCAGTGCCAAGCTGTTTTGCTGTGGTTTTGTGAGGCGTTGCATCCCTCTGGTGTTTAGAGAAGAGCTATACCACATCCTGCGCATGACTGGACCCCTG CTTGTGTGCCGGTTCCTGaattttctccttttctttgtgGTGACGATGTTTTGTGGCCGCCTGGGGAACACTGTGCTAGCGGGTTATGCCATGGCCTCAGCT ACAATAAATGTAACGGCTGCAGCAACGGGGTTGGGACTTGCTTTGGCATGCGACACTTTGGTATCACAG ACATTCGGGAGTAAGAACCTTCTCCGTGTAGGCGTCATCCTGCAGAGAGGCATCCTAATTCTGACGCTCTTCAGTTTGCCCTGCTGGGCTTTGCTTGTGAACACCCAGCCTCTCCTTCTCTATCTGGGGCAGGACCCCGAGGTGGCCAG GATTGCACAGCTGTATGTGGTTGCATATGTTCCAGCAATTCCG GCCATGTTTCTGTATCAGCTGCAACTGTCATATCTTCAGAATCAG GGAGTGATCAAGCCTCAGATGTATGCAACTGCAGTTGCCAATGTTGCCAATGTGATAGTGAACTACTTTCTGCTGTACTGGTGGGATTTTGGAGTCTA TGGGTCTGCTGCTGCAAACAGCTTTGCTcaggtttttaattgttttgcccTGTTTTGGTTCATCCGCTGGCAGAGGCTCCATGAAAACACTTGGGGAG GGTGGTCTTCAGAAGCATGGCAGGATTGGGGGTCCTACATGAAGCTGGCCATTCCCAGCACACTGATGACCTGTTTTGAATGGTGGATCTATGAAGTTGGAGGCTTCTTGGCAG GAATGCTGAGTGAGGTGGACCTGGCTGCTCAACACGTGGTTATCATGCTGGCGTACATCAACTACATG ATTCCATTAGGAATGCAAGGTGCGGCGTGTATTCGTGTGGGAAACGCACTTGGTGCTGGGGAAACAGCTGCTGCCATCCTCACCAGCAAGGTGTCTCTCATCAGTGCAG CTTTTATAGCAATCTTTCAAGGTTTTGTTCTGGGCTCGACAAAAACAGTCATTGGCTACATATTCACTTCCGATGA GGCTATAGCAGAGCTTGTGTCTCACCTACTGAACATCTACTGCCCTCTTCAGTTCTTTAATGGAATACTG tgtgtTGGCATGGGCATTCTTCTTGGCACAGGCCAGCAGAAAATAGCTGCTATTGCTAACCTCTTTGGCTACTACTGCATTGGACTCCCATCAAGCATTGTTCTGATGTTCACCGCTAAATTACAAGTTGCTG GCTTTTGGCTGGGCCTCCTCATTGCAGTATTTTTGCTAGCAATTTTTTTCATTGTggctatttttaaattaaactggaaGAAAATGACAGAAGAG GCAATTGAGCGTACAGGAAAGAGTTCAAATGGAGCGGCAAATGGAGCAATGACTCCGAACCATCGCAACAGCTTCTACCAG TTTCAGAATGAGAATGGATACGTGGTTGTGAGCTCTCAAGACCAGGATGAGGGGCTCAACCATACTGTGCTGCACGATGGGCCAGACGTGACTCAAGTGGAGGAAAAGCCCTCAGTTCTGCTCTCTACCACTCAGCTGATCCTCAGGAGAGGTCTGACCACCCTCGCTGCTCTTCTCATCCTAGCTGCTGGGATAGCTGTCCATCTCACTGTACCTTTACCTGAGGTGTCTTATGATGCAGGTGCAAATTATACTTTGGATTCAAACTTTACCACAGCCACTCCCATCTAG
- the LOC132107939 gene encoding multidrug and toxin extrusion protein 1-like yields the protein MKIGDVRCVHSCSSGTVPYTSLASLQIRFKEIMEVSSPRTEASAMDPSSKLFCCRSVRRCIPLVYRQELYHILCLTGPMVASHILNHLLPFVITIFCGRLGNSVLAGYGMASAMINITAATGGGLALAADTLISQTFGGKNLRRVGIILQRSVLILLIFCLPCWGVLINTQPLLLLLGQDPEVARIAHLYVVCYLPAVPAIFLHQLQVAYLQNQGVILPQMYAAIAANIANVVTNYILLNWLDLGLYGSAAANTICQIYICVFLYLYIRWKNLHVETWGGWSCDSLQEWDGYMKLAIPSSLMLCFDWWIYEIGGFLAGMLGELDLAALHAVNMLALTSYVFPLAIQGAACVRVGNALGAGDTAGAILTSKVSLTCAAALAVLQGLVLASTKTVIGLLFTSDGHIVALVSKLLNVYCVHQLFDGLVCVSMGILLGSGKQKIAALVNFLGYYCIGLPLGTSLMFAAKLDLIGFMLGLLVSVCVQSSIFIAVILKLNWEQVTKEAVERAGKRKIPAMSTLDSLTARHRENGDEYMSMNSNDQNEEPDMEEKPSVLLSTTQLILRRGLTTLAALLILAAGIAVHLTVPLPEVSYAVTANTTLDSNVTTPSSLIHSTTVSI from the exons TGTACACAGCTGCAGCAGTGGGACCGTCCCTTACACTTCTCTGGCCTCACTGCAGATCAGGTTTAAGGAGATCATGGAGGTTTCAAGTCCCAGGACGGAAGCTTCAGCAATGGACCCTAGTTCCAAGCTTTTCTGCTGCAGATCTGTGAGGCGTTGCATCCCTTTGGTATATAGACAGGAGCTCTACCACATCCTGTGCCTGACTGGACccatg GTTGCATCGCACATTCTGAATCATCTTCTGCCATTTGTCATAACAATATTTTGCGGTCGCCTGGGAAACAGTGTGCTGGCTGGTTATGGAATGGCCTCAGCT ATGATAAACATAACTGCAGCTACAGGTGGAGGTCTTGCACTGGCGGCTGACACCCTTATCTCTCAG ACCTTCGGTGGGAAGAATCTGCGCCGTGTTGGCATCATCTTGCAGAGGAGTGTCCTGATCCTCCTGATCTTCTGTTTGCCCTGTTGGGGTGTACTCATCAACACCCAGCCCCTTCTCCTGCTGCTGGGTCAAGATCCAGAGGTGGCCAG GATAGCTCACCTCTACGTGGTTTGTTACCTGCCAGCGGTTCCA GCTATATTTTTGCATCAGCTGCAAGTAGCCTATCTCCAGAACCAG GGAGTGATTCTGCCTCAGATGTATGCAGCCATTGCAGCCAACATTGCAAATGTGGTGACAAACTACATCCTTCTGAACTGGTTGGACCTTGGGTTATA TGGATCTGCTGCTGCCAATACCATATGTCAGATCTATATTTGTGTTTTCCTCTATTTATATATTCGCTGGAAGAATCTGCATGTTGAAACATGGGGAG GCTGGTCATGTGACTCACTGCAGGAGTGGGATGGATATATGAAACTGGCCATCCCCAGTTCCTTGATGCTCTGCTTTGACTGGTGGATTTATGAGATTGGAGGATTCTTAGCAG GCATGTTAGGAGAGTTGGATCTGGCAGCTCTACATGCAGTCAATATGCTGGCTCTTACAAGCTACGTG TTTCCTTTAGCGATTCAAGGTGCGGCGTGTGTACGTGTGGGTAATGCACTCGGAGCAGGAGATACGGCCGGAGCCATCCTCACCAGCAAGGTGTCCCTCACCTGTGCAG CTGCCTTGGCTGTTTTGCAAGGTCTTGTGCTTGCATCAACAAAAACTGTGATTGGTTTGTTATTTACATCAGACGG GCATATTGTGGCACTCGTCTCCAAACTCTTAAACGTCTATTGTGTGCACCAGTTGTTTGATGGTCTTGTT TGTGTCAGCATGGGTATTCTGTTGGGTTCAGGGAAGCAGAAGATTGCAGCTTTAGTTAATTTCCTTGGGTATTACTGCATTGGACTTCCACTTGGCACCTCACTCATGTTTGCTGCGAAATTAGACCTTAttg GCTTTATGCTGGGACTTCTCGTTTCTGTTTGTGTGCAGTCCAGTATTTTCATTGCAGTCATTCTTAAACTCAACTGGGAGCAAGTGACTAAAGAG GCAGTGGAAAGAGCTGGAAAGCGTAAAATCCCTGCAATGTCAACTCTGGATAGTCTCACAGCAAGGCACAGAGAG AATGGGGATGAGTACATGAGCATGAACTCAAATGATCAGAACGAGGAGCCAGACATGGAGGAAAAGCCCTCAGTTCTGCTCTCTACCACTCAGCTGATCCTCAGGAGAGGTCTGACCACCCTCGCTGCTCTTCTCATCCTAGCTGCTGGGATAGCTGTCCATCTCACTGTACCTTTACCTGAGGTGTCTTACGCTGTCACAGCAAATACTACTTTGGACTCAAATGTTACTACGCCTTCATCTCTCATCCATTCAACTACAGTCTCAATCTGA